In the Sarcophilus harrisii chromosome 1, mSarHar1.11, whole genome shotgun sequence genome, one interval contains:
- the TGFBR3L gene encoding transforming growth factor-beta receptor type 3-like protein isoform X2: MVGLAAFLLPLLLQAPTAPPGRMGLPEPFSSLCCSQDSPGGGRVRHEPSITQLSLRPVGLSPALPSPGPRRPPFNLIVSSSDTFQRSPGPCVVPANSPVFVEASLAQPSSRWGLFLHRCFLSPSSDPTQGSPLLLLLRGGCPAEASVSFHPPPPGSLPQTRLSFRLRPIFNASVQFLHCQLGLCRRRGAPRRGPRSADQPPGCLSQDEACTGSGSREEVAGESPRVHMLSQPIIVTVPHPPHRPPRFSPDQSQTSLGQVLPSAPQGTGCGGLDPAPVVAIAVSAFILGAVLTASLGLIYVQTGSPNLKNKPDFSAAGSPVQ; encoded by the exons ATGGTGGGATTGGCcgctttcctccttcccctcctcctgcAGGCTCCCACAGCTCCCCCAGGGAGGATGG gTCTACCAGaacctttctcctctctctgttgcTCCCAGGACAGCCCTGGGGGAGGTAGAGTCCGGCATGAAC CCAGCATCACGCAGCTTTCTCTGCGGCCAGTTGGCCTGTCTCCTGCCCTGCCTAGTCCTGGACCTCGGCGCCCACCCTTCAACTTGATTGTCTCTAGCTCGGACACGTTCCAGAGGTCCCCAGGGCCATGCGTGGTGCCAGCCAACAGTCCTGTGTTTGTGGAG GCCTCCTTGGCTCAGCCCTCTTCACGATGGGGCCTTTTTTTGCACCGATGCTTCCTGTCACCTTCCTCGGACCCGACCCAGGGCTCCCCACTCCTGCTGCTGCTAAGGGGTGGCTGTCCGGCAGAAGCCTCTGTCTCcttccaccccccaccccccgggTCCCTGCCCCAAACCAGACTCAGTTTCCGCCTGCGCCCCATCTTCAACGCCTCCGTGCAGTTCCTACACTGCCAGCTGGGCCTCTGCCGTCGCCGGGGGGCCCCAAGGAGAGGGCCCCGCAGTGCTGACCAGCCCCCAGGG TGTCTGTCCCAGGATGAAGCCTGCACCGGCAGTGGAAGCAGGGAGGAGGTCGCAGGAGAAAGCCCCCGAGTGCACATGCTGTCCCAGCCCATCATTGTCACTGTGCCCCACCCCCCCCACAGACCCCCTCGCTTCTCCCCTG ATCAGTCACAAACCAGCCTGGGCCAGGTCCTTCCTTCTGCCCCCCAAGGCACCGGCTGCGGGGGTCTGGACCCTGCCCCGGTTGTGGCCATTGCTGTGTCTGCCTTCATCCTGGGGGCTGTCCTCACCGCCAGCTTGGGTCTGATCTATGTGCAGACAG GATCTCCAAACCTGAAAAATAAACCTGACTTTTCTGCAGCTGGAAGCCCTGTACAATGA
- the TGFBR3L gene encoding transforming growth factor-beta receptor type 3-like protein isoform X1 — MVGLAAFLLPLLLQAPTAPPGRMGLPEPFSSLCCSQDSPGGGRVRHEPSITQLSLRPVGLSPALPSPGPRRPPFNLIVSSSDTFQRSPGPCVVPANSPVFVEASLAQPSSRWGLFLHRCFLSPSSDPTQGSPLLLLLRGGCPAEASVSFHPPPPGSLPQTRLSFRLRPIFNASVQFLHCQLGLCRRRGAPRRGPRSADQPPGCLSQDEACTGSGSREEVAGESPRVHMLSQPIIVTVPHPPHRPPRFSPDQSQTSLGQVLPSAPQGTGCGGLDPAPVVAIAVSAFILGAVLTASLGLIYVQTAPPPPRAAPGGSPSPSQPRRSQEE; from the exons ATGGTGGGATTGGCcgctttcctccttcccctcctcctgcAGGCTCCCACAGCTCCCCCAGGGAGGATGG gTCTACCAGaacctttctcctctctctgttgcTCCCAGGACAGCCCTGGGGGAGGTAGAGTCCGGCATGAAC CCAGCATCACGCAGCTTTCTCTGCGGCCAGTTGGCCTGTCTCCTGCCCTGCCTAGTCCTGGACCTCGGCGCCCACCCTTCAACTTGATTGTCTCTAGCTCGGACACGTTCCAGAGGTCCCCAGGGCCATGCGTGGTGCCAGCCAACAGTCCTGTGTTTGTGGAG GCCTCCTTGGCTCAGCCCTCTTCACGATGGGGCCTTTTTTTGCACCGATGCTTCCTGTCACCTTCCTCGGACCCGACCCAGGGCTCCCCACTCCTGCTGCTGCTAAGGGGTGGCTGTCCGGCAGAAGCCTCTGTCTCcttccaccccccaccccccgggTCCCTGCCCCAAACCAGACTCAGTTTCCGCCTGCGCCCCATCTTCAACGCCTCCGTGCAGTTCCTACACTGCCAGCTGGGCCTCTGCCGTCGCCGGGGGGCCCCAAGGAGAGGGCCCCGCAGTGCTGACCAGCCCCCAGGG TGTCTGTCCCAGGATGAAGCCTGCACCGGCAGTGGAAGCAGGGAGGAGGTCGCAGGAGAAAGCCCCCGAGTGCACATGCTGTCCCAGCCCATCATTGTCACTGTGCCCCACCCCCCCCACAGACCCCCTCGCTTCTCCCCTG ATCAGTCACAAACCAGCCTGGGCCAGGTCCTTCCTTCTGCCCCCCAAGGCACCGGCTGCGGGGGTCTGGACCCTGCCCCGGTTGTGGCCATTGCTGTGTCTGCCTTCATCCTGGGGGCTGTCCTCACCGCCAGCTTGGGTCTGATCTATGTGCAGACAG CTCCACCCCCACCGAGGGCAGCCCCTGGCGGATCTCCAAGCCCCTCCCAGCCTAGGAGGTCTCAGGAAGAGTAG
- the TGFBR3L gene encoding transforming growth factor-beta receptor type 3-like protein isoform X3 gives MVGLAAFLLPLLLQAPTAPPGRMGLPEPFSSLCCSQDSPGGGRVRHELGLSPALPSPGPRRPPFNLIVSSSDTFQRSPGPCVVPANSPVFVEASLAQPSSRWGLFLHRCFLSPSSDPTQGSPLLLLLRGGCPAEASVSFHPPPPGSLPQTRLSFRLRPIFNASVQFLHCQLGLCRRRGAPRRGPRSADQPPGCLSQDEACTGSGSREEVAGESPRVHMLSQPIIVTVPHPPHRPPRFSPDQSQTSLGQVLPSAPQGTGCGGLDPAPVVAIAVSAFILGAVLTASLGLIYVQTAPPPPRAAPGGSPSPSQPRRSQEE, from the exons ATGGTGGGATTGGCcgctttcctccttcccctcctcctgcAGGCTCCCACAGCTCCCCCAGGGAGGATGG gTCTACCAGaacctttctcctctctctgttgcTCCCAGGACAGCCCTGGGGGAGGTAGAGTCCGGCATGAAC TTGGCCTGTCTCCTGCCCTGCCTAGTCCTGGACCTCGGCGCCCACCCTTCAACTTGATTGTCTCTAGCTCGGACACGTTCCAGAGGTCCCCAGGGCCATGCGTGGTGCCAGCCAACAGTCCTGTGTTTGTGGAG GCCTCCTTGGCTCAGCCCTCTTCACGATGGGGCCTTTTTTTGCACCGATGCTTCCTGTCACCTTCCTCGGACCCGACCCAGGGCTCCCCACTCCTGCTGCTGCTAAGGGGTGGCTGTCCGGCAGAAGCCTCTGTCTCcttccaccccccaccccccgggTCCCTGCCCCAAACCAGACTCAGTTTCCGCCTGCGCCCCATCTTCAACGCCTCCGTGCAGTTCCTACACTGCCAGCTGGGCCTCTGCCGTCGCCGGGGGGCCCCAAGGAGAGGGCCCCGCAGTGCTGACCAGCCCCCAGGG TGTCTGTCCCAGGATGAAGCCTGCACCGGCAGTGGAAGCAGGGAGGAGGTCGCAGGAGAAAGCCCCCGAGTGCACATGCTGTCCCAGCCCATCATTGTCACTGTGCCCCACCCCCCCCACAGACCCCCTCGCTTCTCCCCTG ATCAGTCACAAACCAGCCTGGGCCAGGTCCTTCCTTCTGCCCCCCAAGGCACCGGCTGCGGGGGTCTGGACCCTGCCCCGGTTGTGGCCATTGCTGTGTCTGCCTTCATCCTGGGGGCTGTCCTCACCGCCAGCTTGGGTCTGATCTATGTGCAGACAG CTCCACCCCCACCGAGGGCAGCCCCTGGCGGATCTCCAAGCCCCTCCCAGCCTAGGAGGTCTCAGGAAGAGTAG
- the TGFBR3L gene encoding transforming growth factor-beta receptor type 3-like protein isoform X4 has translation MVGLAAFLLPLLLQAPTAPPGRMGLPEPFSSLCCSQDSPGGGRVRHEPSITQLSLRPVGLSPALPSPGPRRPPFNLIVSSSDTFQRSPGPCVVPANSPVFVEASLAQPSSRWGLFLHRCFLSPSSDPTQGSPLLLLLRGGCPAEASVSFHPPPPGSLPQTRLSFRLRPIFNASVQFLHCQLGLCRRRGAPRRGPRSADQPPGCLSQDEACTGSGSREEVAGESPRVHMLSQPIIVTVPHPPHRPPRFSPGTGCGGLDPAPVVAIAVSAFILGAVLTASLGLIYVQTAPPPPRAAPGGSPSPSQPRRSQEE, from the exons ATGGTGGGATTGGCcgctttcctccttcccctcctcctgcAGGCTCCCACAGCTCCCCCAGGGAGGATGG gTCTACCAGaacctttctcctctctctgttgcTCCCAGGACAGCCCTGGGGGAGGTAGAGTCCGGCATGAAC CCAGCATCACGCAGCTTTCTCTGCGGCCAGTTGGCCTGTCTCCTGCCCTGCCTAGTCCTGGACCTCGGCGCCCACCCTTCAACTTGATTGTCTCTAGCTCGGACACGTTCCAGAGGTCCCCAGGGCCATGCGTGGTGCCAGCCAACAGTCCTGTGTTTGTGGAG GCCTCCTTGGCTCAGCCCTCTTCACGATGGGGCCTTTTTTTGCACCGATGCTTCCTGTCACCTTCCTCGGACCCGACCCAGGGCTCCCCACTCCTGCTGCTGCTAAGGGGTGGCTGTCCGGCAGAAGCCTCTGTCTCcttccaccccccaccccccgggTCCCTGCCCCAAACCAGACTCAGTTTCCGCCTGCGCCCCATCTTCAACGCCTCCGTGCAGTTCCTACACTGCCAGCTGGGCCTCTGCCGTCGCCGGGGGGCCCCAAGGAGAGGGCCCCGCAGTGCTGACCAGCCCCCAGGG TGTCTGTCCCAGGATGAAGCCTGCACCGGCAGTGGAAGCAGGGAGGAGGTCGCAGGAGAAAGCCCCCGAGTGCACATGCTGTCCCAGCCCATCATTGTCACTGTGCCCCACCCCCCCCACAGACCCCCTCGCTTCTCCCCTG GCACCGGCTGCGGGGGTCTGGACCCTGCCCCGGTTGTGGCCATTGCTGTGTCTGCCTTCATCCTGGGGGCTGTCCTCACCGCCAGCTTGGGTCTGATCTATGTGCAGACAG CTCCACCCCCACCGAGGGCAGCCCCTGGCGGATCTCCAAGCCCCTCCCAGCCTAGGAGGTCTCAGGAAGAGTAG
- the TGFBR3L gene encoding transforming growth factor-beta receptor type 3-like protein isoform X5 yields the protein MNCGLVEWPCGTVDATLRGGGWEPRASAHFAAGSRPVLSPPVPQASLAQPSSRWGLFLHRCFLSPSSDPTQGSPLLLLLRGGCPAEASVSFHPPPPGSLPQTRLSFRLRPIFNASVQFLHCQLGLCRRRGAPRRGPRSADQPPGCLSQDEACTGSGSREEVAGESPRVHMLSQPIIVTVPHPPHRPPRFSPDQSQTSLGQVLPSAPQGTGCGGLDPAPVVAIAVSAFILGAVLTASLGLIYVQTAPPPPRAAPGGSPSPSQPRRSQEE from the exons ATGAACTGTGGATTGGTAGAGTGGCCATGTGGGACAGTGGATGCCACTTTGAGGGGTGGTGGCTGGGAGCCCCGTGCCTCGGCTCACTTTGCAGCTGGCTCGCGTCCTGTTCTGTCCCCTCCTGTCCCTCAGGCCTCCTTGGCTCAGCCCTCTTCACGATGGGGCCTTTTTTTGCACCGATGCTTCCTGTCACCTTCCTCGGACCCGACCCAGGGCTCCCCACTCCTGCTGCTGCTAAGGGGTGGCTGTCCGGCAGAAGCCTCTGTCTCcttccaccccccaccccccgggTCCCTGCCCCAAACCAGACTCAGTTTCCGCCTGCGCCCCATCTTCAACGCCTCCGTGCAGTTCCTACACTGCCAGCTGGGCCTCTGCCGTCGCCGGGGGGCCCCAAGGAGAGGGCCCCGCAGTGCTGACCAGCCCCCAGGG TGTCTGTCCCAGGATGAAGCCTGCACCGGCAGTGGAAGCAGGGAGGAGGTCGCAGGAGAAAGCCCCCGAGTGCACATGCTGTCCCAGCCCATCATTGTCACTGTGCCCCACCCCCCCCACAGACCCCCTCGCTTCTCCCCTG ATCAGTCACAAACCAGCCTGGGCCAGGTCCTTCCTTCTGCCCCCCAAGGCACCGGCTGCGGGGGTCTGGACCCTGCCCCGGTTGTGGCCATTGCTGTGTCTGCCTTCATCCTGGGGGCTGTCCTCACCGCCAGCTTGGGTCTGATCTATGTGCAGACAG CTCCACCCCCACCGAGGGCAGCCCCTGGCGGATCTCCAAGCCCCTCCCAGCCTAGGAGGTCTCAGGAAGAGTAG
- the MAP2K7 gene encoding dual specificity mitogen-activated protein kinase kinase 7 isoform X2 — translation MAASSLEQKLSRLEAKLKQENREARRRIDLNLEISPQRPRPTLQLPLANDGGSRSPSSESSPQQPTPPARPRHMLGFPTPLFMPRSMESIEIDQKLQEIMKQTGYLTIGGQRYQAEINDLENLGEMGSGTCGQVWKMRFKKTGHILAVKQMRRSGNKEENKRILMDLDVVLKSHDCPYIVQCFGTFITNTDVFIAMELMGTCAEKLKKRIQGPIPERILGKMTVAIVKALYYLKEKHGVIHRDVKPSNILLDERGQIKLCDFGISGRLVDSKAKTRSAGCAAYMAPERIDPPDPTKPDYDIRADVWSLGISLVELATGQFPYKNCKTDFEVLTKVLQEEPPLLPSNMGFSVDFQSFVKDCLTKDHRKRPKYNKLLEHSFIKRYEMLEVDVASWFKDVMAKTESPRTSGILSQHHLPFFSCSRGSATPAPRCTSLPLASPHAGGPDVTWSWGGSTETWTATES, via the exons CCCTGCAGCTTCCTCTGGCCAACGATGGGGGAAGCCGATCTCCTTCCTCAGAGAGCTCCCCCCAGCAGCCCACCCCACCAGCTCGGCCCCGGCACATGTTGGGGTTCCCTACACCACTGTTTATGCCGCGCAGCATGGAGAG CATAGAAATTGACCAGAAGCTGCAGGAAATTATGAAGCAGACGGGATACCTGACCATTGGAGGCCAG AGGTACCAGGCGGAGATCAATGACCTAGAGAATCTGGGTGAGATGGGCAGTGGCACATGTGGCCAGGTCTGGAAGATGCGATTCAAGAAGACAGGCCACATCCTTGCTGTCAAG CAAATGCGCCGCTctggaaacaaggaagaaaacaagcgAATTCTTATGGATCTGGATGTGGTGCTCAAGAGCCATGACTGTCCCTACATTGTTCAGTGCTTTGGGACCTTCATCACCAAT ACAGATGTCTTCATTGCCATGGAGCTTATGGGCACCTGTGCTGAGAAGCTAAAGAAGAGGATTCAAGGGCCCATCCCAGAGCGGATCTTAGGCAAGATGACTGTGGCT ATTGTTAAGGCGCTCTACTACCTGAAGGAGAAGCATGGGGTGATCCACAGAGATGTGAAGCCATCCAACATCCTGCTCGATGAGCGGGGCCAGATCAAGCTCTGTGACTTTGGCATCAGTGGCCGCCTGGTGGACTCCAAGGCCAAGACGAGAAGCGCCGGCTGTGCAGCTTACATGGCG CCGGAGCGAATAGACCCTCCAGATCCCACCAAGCCTGATTATGATATCCGAGCAGATGTGTGGAGCCTGGGAATCTCACTG GTGGAGTTGGCGACTGGGCAGTTCCCCTACAAGAACTGCAAGACTGACTTTGAGGTCCTCACCAAGGTCCTGCAGGAAGAGCCACCCCTTCTGCCCAGTAATATGGGCTTCTCGGTGGACTTTCAGTCCTTTGTTAAAGACTG CCTTACTAAAGATCACAGGAAGAGACCAAAGTACAATAAGCTACTT GAACACAGCTTCATCAAACGATACGAGATGTTGGAAGTGGATGTGGCGTCCTGGTTCAAGGATGTCATGGCGAAGACAGAGTCCCCCCGGACTAGCGGCATCTTGAGCCAGCATCACCTTCCCTTCTTCAG CTGCAGCAGGGGCTCTGCCACCCCGGCCCCCAGATGTACCAGTCTTCCACTCGCCTCCCCCCATGCTGGCGGGCCAGATGTCACATGGAGCTGGGGAGGGAGTACAGAAACGTGGACAGCCACAGAGAGCTGA
- the MAP2K7 gene encoding dual specificity mitogen-activated protein kinase kinase 7 isoform X4, with amino-acid sequence MAASSLEQKLSRLEAKLKQENREARRRIDLNLEISPQRPRPTLQLPLANDGGSRSPSSESSPQQPTPPARPRHMLGFPTPLFMPRSMESIEIDQKLQEIMKQTGYLTIGGQRYQAEINDLENLGEMGSGTCGQVWKMRFKKTGHILAVKQMRRSGNKEENKRILMDLDVVLKSHDCPYIVQCFGTFITNTDVFIAMELMGTCAEKLKKRIQGPIPERILGKMTVAIVKALYYLKEKHGVIHRDVKPSNILLDERGQIKLCDFGISGRLVDSKAKTRSAGCAAYMAPERIDPPDPTKPDYDIRADVWSLGISLVELATGQFPYKNCKTDFEVLTKVLQEEPPLLPSNMGFSVDFQSFVKDCLTKDHRKRPKYNKLLEHSFIKRYEMLEVDVASWFKDVMAKTESPRTSGILSQHHLPFFR; translated from the exons CCCTGCAGCTTCCTCTGGCCAACGATGGGGGAAGCCGATCTCCTTCCTCAGAGAGCTCCCCCCAGCAGCCCACCCCACCAGCTCGGCCCCGGCACATGTTGGGGTTCCCTACACCACTGTTTATGCCGCGCAGCATGGAGAG CATAGAAATTGACCAGAAGCTGCAGGAAATTATGAAGCAGACGGGATACCTGACCATTGGAGGCCAG AGGTACCAGGCGGAGATCAATGACCTAGAGAATCTGGGTGAGATGGGCAGTGGCACATGTGGCCAGGTCTGGAAGATGCGATTCAAGAAGACAGGCCACATCCTTGCTGTCAAG CAAATGCGCCGCTctggaaacaaggaagaaaacaagcgAATTCTTATGGATCTGGATGTGGTGCTCAAGAGCCATGACTGTCCCTACATTGTTCAGTGCTTTGGGACCTTCATCACCAAT ACAGATGTCTTCATTGCCATGGAGCTTATGGGCACCTGTGCTGAGAAGCTAAAGAAGAGGATTCAAGGGCCCATCCCAGAGCGGATCTTAGGCAAGATGACTGTGGCT ATTGTTAAGGCGCTCTACTACCTGAAGGAGAAGCATGGGGTGATCCACAGAGATGTGAAGCCATCCAACATCCTGCTCGATGAGCGGGGCCAGATCAAGCTCTGTGACTTTGGCATCAGTGGCCGCCTGGTGGACTCCAAGGCCAAGACGAGAAGCGCCGGCTGTGCAGCTTACATGGCG CCGGAGCGAATAGACCCTCCAGATCCCACCAAGCCTGATTATGATATCCGAGCAGATGTGTGGAGCCTGGGAATCTCACTG GTGGAGTTGGCGACTGGGCAGTTCCCCTACAAGAACTGCAAGACTGACTTTGAGGTCCTCACCAAGGTCCTGCAGGAAGAGCCACCCCTTCTGCCCAGTAATATGGGCTTCTCGGTGGACTTTCAGTCCTTTGTTAAAGACTG CCTTACTAAAGATCACAGGAAGAGACCAAAGTACAATAAGCTACTT GAACACAGCTTCATCAAACGATACGAGATGTTGGAAGTGGATGTGGCGTCCTGGTTCAAGGATGTCATGGCGAAGACAGAGTCCCCCCGGACTAGCGGCATCTTGAGCCAGCATCACCTTCCCTTCTTCAGGTAG